The Streptomyces sp. RKAG293 genome includes a region encoding these proteins:
- a CDS encoding NAD(P)/FAD-dependent oxidoreductase yields the protein MTESAAQSRARTSPRILVIGGGYVGMYTALRLQRKLKRGEAEVIVVDPQPYMTYQPFLPEAAAGSISPRHVVVPLRRVLSKCRLVVGEATHIDHSKRVATVATLATEEEGTSGIEIPYDHLVLAPGSVSRTLPIPGLAEFAIGFKTVEEAIGLRNHVLEQLDIASSTRDVDVRDAALTFVFVGGGYAGVEALAELEDMARYATRYYHNLRPEDMKWVLVEATEKILPEVGEEMGRYAIRELRARNIDLRLGTRLDSCENRVAVLSDGTRLPTRTVVWTAGVKPHPILAATDLPLNERGRLKGTATLMIDGVEGAWAAGDAAAVPDLTAEEPGKECAPNAQHAVRQTKVLAENILASLRGQPMKEYRHKYVGSVASLGLHKGVAHVYGRKLKGYPAWFMHRAYHLSRVPTFNRKARVLAEWTLSGLFKREIVSLGSLEHPRAEFELAAGGLPKPDAP from the coding sequence ATGACGGAGTCGGCAGCCCAGTCAAGAGCCAGGACCAGCCCGCGCATTCTCGTGATCGGCGGGGGATACGTCGGCATGTACACCGCCCTGCGCCTGCAGCGGAAGCTGAAGCGCGGGGAAGCGGAAGTGATCGTCGTCGACCCGCAGCCCTATATGACCTATCAGCCGTTCCTCCCCGAAGCGGCCGCCGGGTCGATCTCCCCCCGGCATGTCGTCGTGCCGCTGCGCCGGGTGCTCAGCAAGTGCCGGCTGGTGGTGGGCGAGGCGACGCACATCGACCACTCCAAGCGGGTCGCGACCGTGGCGACCCTGGCCACCGAGGAGGAGGGCACCTCCGGGATCGAGATCCCGTACGACCACCTCGTCCTCGCCCCCGGTTCCGTCTCCCGCACGCTGCCCATCCCGGGCCTCGCCGAGTTCGCCATCGGCTTCAAGACCGTCGAGGAAGCGATCGGCCTGCGCAACCACGTCCTGGAGCAGCTCGACATCGCCTCCTCGACCCGTGATGTCGACGTACGGGACGCCGCGCTCACGTTCGTCTTCGTCGGCGGCGGCTACGCGGGCGTCGAGGCGCTCGCCGAGCTGGAGGACATGGCCCGCTACGCCACGCGGTACTACCACAACCTGCGCCCCGAGGACATGAAGTGGGTGCTCGTCGAGGCGACCGAGAAGATCCTCCCCGAGGTCGGTGAGGAGATGGGCAGGTACGCCATCCGGGAGCTGCGCGCCCGCAACATCGACCTGCGGCTCGGCACCCGGCTGGACTCGTGCGAGAACCGGGTCGCGGTCCTCTCCGACGGCACCCGGCTGCCCACCCGCACCGTCGTCTGGACCGCGGGCGTCAAGCCGCACCCGATCCTCGCCGCCACCGACCTGCCGCTCAACGAGCGCGGCCGGCTCAAGGGCACCGCCACCCTCATGATCGACGGTGTCGAGGGCGCCTGGGCGGCCGGCGACGCCGCGGCCGTTCCGGACCTGACGGCGGAGGAGCCCGGCAAGGAGTGCGCCCCCAACGCGCAGCACGCCGTCCGCCAGACCAAGGTGCTCGCCGAGAACATCCTCGCGTCGCTGCGCGGACAGCCGATGAAGGAGTACCGGCACAAGTACGTCGGCTCCGTGGCCTCCCTCGGGCTGCACAAGGGCGTCGCCCACGTCTACGGACGCAAGCTCAAGGGCTATCCCGCGTGGTTCATGCACCGCGCCTACCACCTCAGCCGGGTGCCCACTTTCAACCGCAAGGCGCGAGTGCTCGCCGAGTGGACACTGTCCGGTCT